A stretch of Kyrpidia spormannii DNA encodes these proteins:
- a CDS encoding PASTA domain-containing protein has protein sequence MVNLVWGERYESQEMVGSTQKGQLHLGWDRSLHRPVALAVFPGMPDEDRENLLRDIRAAAGGSWPSRPDIYDVGLDAGTVYVVYGRVAGQPFWRAWKSASGSTETWLSRLAQLGEAAVEWNRAGLRGVSLDPRWIWLRPEGGVVFYGLGAGNNYLPRELAHTAVRLATGNPDAPLQWEVLEESLNGQIPPLWIQAFGHWWLRAVSQDPALQFSDLETCVRGLKDVFREAPSELLDGSSSAMVSAPTFSPKKAGVGEASNRPAGKGIRPSGGTPNPWAQVRAMAFGRGRPFSTKRGTGRGETRIAGAARAVPRPGVAGWMHRFHWSRAAMVLMVAILAVVGGASLAYSVFMRGPGDATMPFVVGKSYDDALGALVQAGLDPSKVVKEPQASTQPPGTVIGQDPYAGKAVKPDRVVHLQVAVPPNSPGSAAAGPASSPESGNSTQGSGASTSGSTGTTTPGGSASPGATPGPGAKTVPDLTGLTLDQAQSQLLTLGIHYRYEIVSSDRPKGTVIDQMPSPGTQVGDGDYVVFRVSRGS, from the coding sequence ATGGTGAATCTTGTCTGGGGCGAGCGATACGAATCTCAGGAGATGGTCGGATCGACGCAAAAAGGGCAATTGCACCTGGGGTGGGATCGTTCGCTTCACCGCCCGGTGGCTCTGGCGGTGTTTCCCGGAATGCCCGACGAAGACCGGGAGAATCTGCTGCGGGATATTCGCGCGGCCGCAGGCGGGAGTTGGCCTTCCCGGCCGGATATCTATGATGTGGGTCTAGACGCCGGGACGGTGTACGTGGTGTACGGGCGCGTGGCGGGACAACCCTTTTGGCGGGCGTGGAAGTCTGCGTCGGGGAGTACCGAAACGTGGTTGTCGAGATTGGCGCAACTCGGAGAGGCGGCTGTAGAGTGGAATCGGGCCGGCCTTCGGGGCGTGTCCCTGGACCCCCGCTGGATTTGGCTTCGGCCGGAAGGAGGGGTTGTGTTTTACGGACTGGGGGCGGGGAACAACTATCTCCCCCGGGAGCTGGCCCATACGGCTGTGCGGCTGGCGACCGGAAACCCGGATGCCCCTTTGCAGTGGGAAGTGCTTGAGGAAAGCTTAAATGGCCAAATCCCGCCACTGTGGATTCAGGCCTTTGGCCATTGGTGGTTGCGGGCAGTCTCCCAGGACCCGGCCTTGCAGTTTTCCGACCTCGAAACCTGCGTGCGCGGGCTTAAAGATGTTTTTCGCGAAGCACCTTCGGAGCTTCTCGACGGCTCGTCGTCCGCGATGGTTTCGGCCCCTACGTTTTCCCCGAAAAAAGCCGGTGTCGGGGAAGCTTCAAACCGCCCGGCCGGGAAGGGAATTCGCCCTAGCGGCGGCACTCCCAACCCCTGGGCTCAAGTGCGGGCGATGGCGTTTGGGCGGGGCAGACCGTTCTCGACAAAAAGAGGCACAGGCCGGGGCGAAACTCGTATTGCCGGCGCTGCCCGGGCGGTGCCCCGTCCGGGAGTGGCCGGGTGGATGCACCGGTTTCACTGGTCCCGGGCAGCCATGGTGCTGATGGTCGCCATCCTGGCCGTTGTGGGCGGAGCGAGTCTGGCCTACTCGGTGTTTATGCGGGGGCCGGGGGATGCGACGATGCCTTTTGTCGTGGGGAAGTCCTACGATGACGCCTTGGGAGCCCTGGTCCAGGCCGGGCTTGATCCTTCGAAGGTGGTGAAAGAGCCCCAGGCCAGCACCCAGCCTCCCGGGACGGTGATCGGTCAAGACCCGTATGCCGGAAAAGCTGTCAAACCCGACCGGGTGGTTCATCTTCAGGTGGCGGTCCCCCCGAACTCTCCCGGCTCAGCGGCGGCAGGACCGGCCTCCAGTCCGGAGTCCGGCAATTCAACACAAGGGTCGGGCGCGTCCACCTCCGGTTCGACTGGGACGACAACGCCAGGTGGATCGGCGTCTCCCGGGGCCACACCTGGTCCGGGTGCCAAAACGGTGCCGGATCTTACCGGTCTCACGTTGGATCAGGCGCAATCTCAATTGCTTACCCTCGGCATCCACTATCGGTATGAAATCGTATCCTCGGATCGGCCAAAAGGCACGGTCATCGACCAAATGCCTTCTCCAGGAACCCAGGTGGGGGATGGGGACTATGTGGTTTTCCGGGTGAGTCGAGGTTCTTGA
- the leuC gene encoding 3-isopropylmalate dehydratase large subunit, translating into MPKTLFDKIWERHVVDAEPGKPALLYIDLHLVHEVTSPQAFEGLRLAGRRVRRPDLTFAVVDHNVPTTDRSLPIADPIAAEQIRTLEKNCQEFGIRLWNLHDAEQGIVHVIGPELGLTLPGKTIVCGDSHTSTHGAFGALAFGIGTSEVEHVLATGCLPQNKPRTTEVRLVGRRQRGVSAKDVILALIAKYGTDFATGTVIEYRGEAIRDMSMEERMTICNMSIEAGARAGLIAPDETTFNYIRGRRFAPRGEAWDAALRDWRELYTDPGASFDQSVELDVSSLAPQVTWGTNPGMGTDVTGVVPSPEDFEDESRRRAVERALEYMDLKPGTPITSIQIDRVFIGSCTNSRIEDLRAAARIVKGHKVAPHVKAMVVPGSGLVKRQAEKEGLDVIFKEAGFEWREAGCSMCLGMNPDILQPGERCASTSNRNFEGRQGRGGRTHLVGPEMAAAAAVAGHFVDVRNWL; encoded by the coding sequence TTGCCAAAAACGCTGTTCGACAAAATTTGGGAACGCCACGTGGTGGACGCGGAACCGGGGAAACCGGCTCTCTTGTACATTGACCTGCACCTCGTCCACGAGGTGACATCCCCCCAGGCTTTTGAAGGACTCCGTCTCGCCGGGCGGCGGGTTCGACGGCCGGATTTGACTTTCGCTGTGGTGGATCACAACGTGCCGACCACCGATCGAAGCCTGCCCATCGCCGACCCCATCGCCGCCGAGCAGATCCGGACCCTCGAAAAGAATTGCCAGGAATTTGGCATTCGCCTGTGGAATCTGCACGATGCCGAGCAAGGCATCGTCCATGTAATCGGACCTGAACTCGGCTTGACGCTGCCCGGGAAGACGATCGTTTGCGGAGACAGCCACACTTCCACTCACGGGGCTTTCGGAGCCCTGGCCTTCGGAATCGGGACCAGCGAAGTGGAGCACGTCCTGGCCACAGGGTGTCTGCCCCAAAACAAACCCCGCACCACCGAGGTGCGGTTGGTGGGCCGCCGTCAGCGAGGGGTATCCGCCAAAGACGTTATCCTCGCCCTCATCGCCAAGTACGGCACCGATTTTGCCACCGGTACCGTGATCGAGTATCGGGGCGAGGCGATCCGAGACATGTCTATGGAAGAGCGAATGACGATATGCAACATGTCGATCGAAGCCGGCGCCCGGGCAGGACTGATCGCCCCGGATGAAACCACGTTCAATTATATCCGTGGCCGCCGATTCGCTCCCCGGGGTGAGGCGTGGGACGCCGCCCTGCGGGATTGGAGGGAATTGTACACGGACCCCGGAGCGTCCTTTGATCAATCGGTGGAGCTGGATGTCTCGTCCTTAGCCCCCCAAGTCACGTGGGGTACGAATCCCGGAATGGGAACGGACGTGACCGGGGTCGTTCCGAGCCCGGAAGACTTTGAAGATGAAAGCCGCCGCCGGGCGGTGGAGCGGGCCTTGGAGTACATGGATTTGAAACCGGGAACCCCCATCACATCCATCCAAATCGACCGGGTGTTTATCGGCTCGTGCACGAACAGCCGGATTGAGGATTTGCGGGCGGCCGCCCGGATCGTGAAGGGGCACAAAGTGGCCCCCCATGTGAAAGCCATGGTGGTCCCGGGCTCAGGCCTCGTCAAGCGGCAAGCGGAAAAGGAAGGTTTGGACGTCATTTTCAAAGAAGCGGGCTTTGAATGGCGAGAGGCGGGTTGCAGCATGTGCCTCGGCATGAATCCGGATATTTTACAGCCCGGAGAACGGTGCGCGTCCACGTCCAACCGGAATTTTGAAGGACGTCAAGGCCGAGGCGGCCGAACTCACCTGGTCGGTCCGGAGATGGCAGCGGCCGCGGCTGTGGCCGGCCATTTTGTCGATGTGCGGAATTGGTTATAA
- the leuD gene encoding 3-isopropylmalate dehydratase small subunit, producing the protein MEPFVRHEGLVLPLDRVNVDTDQIIPKQFLKRIQRTGFGQFLFYDWRFREDGSPDPEFILNQPQYREASILLARDNFGCGSSREHAPWALKDYGFRVIIAPSFADIFYNNCFKNGLLPLVLPGEAVNHLFDEAGRMPGGYRLTVDLESQEVRDDRGWRMRFEIDPFRRESLLKGLDDIGMTLEKEDRIAGYERGMPGYLIPREA; encoded by the coding sequence ATGGAGCCGTTTGTTCGCCATGAGGGCCTGGTCCTGCCCTTGGACCGGGTGAACGTGGACACCGACCAGATCATTCCCAAACAGTTTCTGAAACGCATCCAGAGGACGGGATTCGGTCAATTCCTGTTTTACGACTGGCGGTTCCGGGAGGATGGATCCCCGGACCCGGAGTTCATCCTCAATCAGCCGCAGTATCGGGAGGCGTCGATCCTTTTGGCCCGGGACAATTTTGGCTGCGGGTCTTCCCGGGAGCACGCCCCTTGGGCGCTGAAGGATTACGGGTTTCGGGTGATTATCGCCCCTTCCTTCGCCGATATTTTTTATAATAATTGCTTCAAAAATGGTCTGTTGCCGCTGGTTCTTCCCGGTGAGGCCGTGAACCACCTGTTTGACGAGGCGGGGCGGATGCCGGGCGGCTATCGGTTGACGGTGGATCTGGAATCCCAGGAGGTGCGGGACGACCGGGGGTGGCGGATGAGGTTCGAAATCGATCCCTTCCGGCGGGAATCGCTGCTCAAGGGGTTGGACGACATCGGTATGACTTTGGAGAAAGAGGATCGAATCGCCGGGTATGAGCGAGGGATGCCCGGGTATTTGATTCCGCGGGAAGCCTGA
- a CDS encoding spore coat protein: MPYGAHEAMETHEILNETRSQIEHFSFYARQCQDQSLRQMIERHIQSAVAAYNEMVNYTHTYKAATPHQPDMRLAQPQQIAYGLRQPSPVSPQTGVTSFNDQQIAGAVLSAHKNSARNHMQAALECADPNLRQMMVNGAVTCAQQAYETFLFMNQKGWYQVPTLLDKTAQTLLHTYQPIGQQAGPVQPAYQ; encoded by the coding sequence ATGCCCTACGGTGCCCACGAAGCTATGGAGACCCATGAAATCCTCAATGAAACCCGGTCGCAGATTGAACATTTTTCTTTTTATGCCCGTCAGTGCCAGGATCAGAGTCTGAGGCAAATGATCGAGCGCCACATCCAATCGGCGGTGGCGGCCTACAATGAAATGGTCAACTATACGCATACCTATAAGGCGGCAACACCCCATCAGCCGGATATGCGCCTGGCGCAGCCCCAGCAAATCGCCTACGGGCTTCGTCAGCCCTCTCCGGTATCTCCCCAGACCGGGGTGACGTCTTTCAATGATCAGCAGATTGCCGGTGCGGTGCTGTCCGCCCACAAAAACTCCGCCCGCAATCATATGCAGGCCGCCCTGGAGTGCGCCGACCCCAACTTGCGCCAGATGATGGTGAACGGAGCGGTCACCTGTGCCCAACAAGCGTACGAAACCTTCTTGTTCATGAATCAAAAAGGGTGGTACCAAGTGCCCACCCTGCTGGACAAGACCGCCCAAACTTTGTTGCACACCTACCAGCCGATCGGCCAGCAGGCGGGCCCGGTACAACCCGCCTACCAATAA
- a CDS encoding ABC transporter ATP-binding protein → MAGVTFKNVIKSFGQHVVVHELNLEIPDGEFMVLVGPSGCGKSTTLRMVAGLEEVSSGELYIGDRLVNDVPPKDRDIAMVFQNYALYPHMTVFDNMAFGLKLRKVPKAEIDQRVREAAKTLGIDHLLDRKPKALSGGQRQRVALGRAIVRNPQVFLMDEPLSNLDAKLRVHMRAEISRLHRRLETTTIYVTHDQTEAMTMGDRIAVMKDGVVQQVDSPEKIYHSPANLFVAGFIGSPAMNMVSGRWGEEDGHVVFMAGDIRIALPGPLADAVKRKGVGPRVVLGVRPEHLHPATSEDDAGFEVNVEVVEPTGAETYLYVSHGDQALTVRVDPSLKAEPGQRLKVAPDLSKIHLFDEETEEAVR, encoded by the coding sequence GTGGCGGGTGTGACGTTTAAAAATGTTATCAAATCTTTCGGTCAGCATGTGGTGGTGCATGAGCTGAATTTAGAGATTCCCGATGGGGAGTTCATGGTGCTGGTGGGGCCGTCTGGTTGTGGGAAATCCACTACCCTGCGCATGGTCGCGGGGTTGGAGGAAGTCAGCTCCGGCGAGCTGTATATCGGGGACCGCCTGGTCAATGACGTGCCGCCGAAAGATCGGGATATTGCCATGGTGTTTCAGAATTATGCCCTGTACCCGCACATGACGGTTTTTGACAACATGGCCTTCGGATTGAAATTGAGAAAGGTTCCGAAAGCCGAGATCGATCAACGGGTTCGGGAAGCGGCGAAAACCTTGGGTATCGATCACCTCCTGGACCGGAAACCCAAGGCCCTGTCCGGGGGGCAGCGGCAGCGGGTTGCACTGGGAAGAGCCATTGTCCGCAATCCCCAGGTCTTTTTGATGGACGAGCCGCTTTCCAATCTCGACGCTAAGCTGCGGGTTCACATGCGGGCGGAGATCAGCCGTCTGCACCGCCGTCTCGAGACCACGACGATTTACGTGACCCACGACCAAACGGAAGCGATGACCATGGGGGACCGGATCGCCGTGATGAAAGATGGCGTGGTCCAGCAGGTGGACTCGCCGGAGAAGATTTATCACTCCCCAGCGAATTTGTTTGTGGCCGGCTTTATCGGTTCACCCGCGATGAATATGGTATCCGGTCGATGGGGTGAAGAGGACGGCCACGTTGTTTTTATGGCCGGAGACATCCGGATTGCCCTGCCCGGCCCCTTGGCGGATGCGGTGAAACGGAAGGGGGTTGGCCCCCGGGTGGTTCTGGGGGTTCGGCCGGAACATTTGCATCCCGCCACTTCCGAAGACGATGCGGGATTTGAGGTCAACGTGGAAGTGGTGGAGCCCACCGGTGCGGAAACCTATCTTTACGTGAGCCACGGGGATCAGGCTTTGACGGTGCGGGTGGATCCTTCGTTGAAAGCGGAGCCGGGGCAGCGGCTGAAGGTGGCACCGGACCTGTCAAAGATTCACTTGTTTGACGAAGAGACCGAGGAAGCGGTGCGGTGA